Within Channa argus isolate prfri chromosome 4, Channa argus male v1.0, whole genome shotgun sequence, the genomic segment GCTGTAACCTAAAGGCCTGTAGTTATGAACGGCATGGAGTTGGCTGCCTCACAGGCTGGTCTTAATTATTtcatccagtgtgtgtttgcaggagaAAAACCCTTCTCCTTCTATGTGTAAAGGTAAACATGATCAAAAATTTTGCAAACAGGCATAGTTGTTATACTGATAGATGCCcttttagatttctttttcactCCTCAACATCTGGCAGCCTGAATCTGCTATTGCCTGCAGCTACTGTATGTTATAACGAAAGACTTAGACAAACAAaagatttaatacatttaattttagttgTGAATTTAGAGACAGTGAATAAATGAAGGGCATTTAATATACTAATTCATTATTCATGACTTTAATTATCCTGGTAAAGTGTTTAAATGGATTATAAGACTTCACCTTGTATAAAGCCAATAGGAGGCAATTCACCctgtatgattaaaaaaatatgtatcttGGATTCTCCTTTTGCATCCTTTTGTAGTCATGTAAAATTCACACCACGGGGAAAGATGAGCAGGCAGCAAGTCCGCACATGTTCTTCCCACGCTCAATGAGGAAATATCTGTTAAGACAGGCCATTGTTGTTATGTATTTCTGGGTagtaaacattttgtaataCTTTCctgtgtgtgataaaagagatgGTTTACCCATCCATTCCCCATTGTGGTCCCCACGAGTTTTTCACTATCCAGTAAGGGGTGCCATTGTCCTTTCCATACCCAACTGCTAGCACGGCATGGTTAACCTTGTCTGTGGTGTTGTGGCATCTGGTGCTGAAAGCAGAAAGGTTGACTTACAATATCTATTTTTATACACATGACTGTTTAATAGAGAATGAGGAACTAAACATCAGGTCTAACTGTTTTACTgacagaaaatgtctttgtaaacAGTAAGTTCTTGAAATAATTGCAGacaaaaaagttcaaataaaataaaatgtcatttaattcctaaaaaaactcaaattcaGATAAAAGCCCAAGTAAGTGGACACACATTCTATGTGCCAAAATACATTACCTAAAACATACAAATGGGTCTTTTTGTCTAAATGTGGTGTCAGTTTCCTAAGGGCTGTTCAGATGATTGTAGCAAAATTTTACTAAACCAGACACTATTTCACTGGTGTCAGCTGAAGGGATTTAAGCTGTTAGCCACATGATGCCAAATATAAAAAGTTCACACACCTGGttatagtttaaaatattgGATCTATATATCCTCATGTACTTCCTGGAGgtaaatatgtatttgcatTAATCTAGCAACCATACCCTACAACTTTTAATTGTTTGTAATTTGTACATGtaagaaaacaactgaaaaattAGACAACCATATTTTTTGTGACTTCCTCTCACCTGGTGTAAACACCCTTGTGGTAGGACATGAAGTCATCTGTCACCTCAAAGGCAAAACTGACAGGATTGTGTGTGGCCACAGCATCCACCATACCCATCTCATCATActgacaggaaacagaaaatgttcatcACTCACAGACTTTAATTCACATCTGTCTTCAAGAAAGACATTGGTGTTCACTCACCGCTGTTACATTGACCACTTCCTTCACAAAAGCAGCTGCTAGTTCTGGTTTATAACTGCACTGATTTTCCTGATTTAACACAAGagtgaaaacaatttaaagccaTTAAATATGTAGTTCTAAAGccagttttctttattatttaatttatggtGTAAGATAACTGATTATTTAATTACCCTTCCTTTGTATGGATAGTCATTCTCAGTCATCAGTCCTTTGTTGTACATGATGTATTCAAAGGCTTGACTGGGAAGGCCGCTAGAAGACAGAGGAGGATATTGTGAAATTGAAATTTTGTTACAGGGAAAATTATCAAAAAGTaagagaaacatatttttttgcTCACCCATTACATCCATGGTTGTTGAAGTCCTGGGCACAGTCCACCAGCTGTTGTTCTGACTATGTGCATAGAAAATTGGGTTACAATCAAGGGCAAATTGAAATTGTTCAAAAGTATGGTAAATActtgaacaaatatttttttaaacaagatcagcagttttaataaacaaataaatgaaagttaCCAGTGGCACAAGCTTCCCAGTTGCAATAGCAGTAACAGACTCCAAACAGCCAGTTGTTGAAAAAGTCCAGCAACTGCCACAAGCTCCCTTTGgtgcaaaaatacaaagtagAAAACCCTCAGATGTAAAGAactaaattaatgaaaaaagatTTCTatgtatctggttcagtttctGGATCATCTTTCGCTGTTACACCCGCTTACCGAAGACTGCAATAGTGTGCAGCCACGATTGTTATTTGCGTCATTATGAAAAACCTTGTTTTCATGAGAATCTGTATGCAGTGAGAATGGAATAAATTGGGAAAAGCTACAGCaagaaaaacattatcaaaaacacatttcagcatATTTCTTTATAGTTTCTGTTGTGCAAATGTAAAAGgtaagtttaaataaaacactcttAGCCTATATTGTGAATGAACTCAACATTTAGCATTTGGCTGTTTGATGAGCATCATTAAACACTTCTCTTTCATGTTAAAATCTGTCTATTTTGGCTggttttgttgctttattgtttACAAATGACACAGATTCATGGACCTTTGTCACAGGAAGTGGTTTCATTTTTCCTagctgaaaaaacacagctgtaaCCAATAGCACTACCAATGGTCCCAGTAGATTTCACAATGCTGTAATTAACATTATTAGTTATGCCTGTGTTTGCCAAGTCCTTATTGACTGTATATAGTGTGTCTTCAATGTGAATCCTTATAGAATACTGTTTTTGTACaagacaatacaaaaaaaaaaaaacactttacaatggTATGTTTAATGGAACATTAGCTATACCCAAACCTCAAAATGCAACTAATGATTTAAAATATCAAAGATatagcaaaatgtattttatctttcCACAATTAGCACAATTTTTTGTGTTCTCCCTAATTTTCTTTGTGCACTGAATTGTTTATATCAGCGTTccattacaaatgttttttttactgtatgcaTGCATTCTGACTGACTCTCCATTTACTTGTCAACGTGAGTATGTTATGAACTGAAATCCTATAATTAGTGtgtagtatattttttttacacagctaGGAGTTACTGGAATATGTTTTATCGACACTTAGTTATCAGCATTGACTGGAAAACGTCTGAAACCCAACAACAAATGCTCCGTGACCTTTGAGATCAGTAacggaaaataaaaataatgtgaggTTAAACATTACCTGATTCTTTACAGGTGTTACATAGTTCCCTTTCTTTCGCCAGTCAATAGAGTCTGGAAGAGGTCCATTGTTGCTGAGGTAGTTCCCTTTGGTAGCAGAGCAGTTCTGCAAAAGGCAGTACgtacaaaatacacaacatgttaaaatacttttaaaatcaaCCAGCAAACTACTTCCTCAATAGTTGGTATTACCTGAGGTTCAGAAATTAGGAAAGACTTTCGGAATTCACTAAATGTCATGTCCGAAAACTGGTTCAGCCGCActggaataaaacataaaacaaagtgtgacatgttttaaaacagaCCTGATGGAAACAATGTGTATGTACCGAAAAGCTCTTCTTACTTGTGAAAGAGTGATTTCCTGCATTGTGTTTGTCAATCCTTCTTTTGTTGTCAGTGAATATCTGGAGTCTCTCGAAGTACTCCTTCATGCCGTAGGCTTTGTTGTGCTGTACATGGAGGGGACCCGCTTTTATTTGGGGGTTATTGCTGGCAGCGCTCAGCTTATAAGTCATAACAGTACAACAAACTACACAGACGTTAAGTAACAGTGTTGCACTGATTTATTTCAGTTGTAACTTCTTCAGAAACTTGGTTCACATTATGATGGACATAACGTACCTGTGCCATCCATGACTTGAAGTGAAATTCATCTGAAAGCAACGTGTAACAAATTGTAAAAGTTAATGTAGCAACTGTTAGCGAATGAGACAATAAGAAGAAGTGTAGGCGCCACAGCTGAATGTGAAAGTGAAAGCACTTGTTGCACAAACACAAGAGCAAAAGTTGAGTCCAGCGCGTTGATGTTCGTTACCTTGTTCAGACAGGTGAGAAGCCGAAGCTGCGGAtaccaaagcaaacaaaagcagaGTGTTCATCCTGATCTCTTCCTAAAGCTTCTCATCGAAGCTCCTGTCTGTGGTGAGTTGGAGGATCGAACTCTGAAAGTGaagtgaaacaaatgaaaagtcaCGAGGTGAACAGCTGCCGAGGAAAAAAACTCCCCACGATCTGAATAAATGACTCGGCCGCATGAATCGGCCAATCATTGTCAGTCTgactgcacaaaaaaacaatgcataattttttttctccgtGTTTTTGTTAGTTTCGGAACCCATTTGAAACACTAAAATAACCTGCCGCCCTTAAcgtaattgtttttaaaagccaCATGATACTGGCAAATATCAAAGGAGTAGAatattgttaattattaataattatataatattttgagACCACAGAGCCTGCTGATGAACAGTATGAAGACAAGAATTTGTATGATCTTGCTTTTATAGATAGCTTGAAGTTGTGCTTGACGTTATAGGTCGGGGGCTTTTTGATAATACCACACTGTATCTTATAACTAACTTATATAACTCATTACCTTGcttatataacttttttttatggcGTAAACGATGACCTCCCTCTATTGTACTGTTTACTTAAGCTGTTTAATGTAGATACACATGAGATGTGTTTGGGTGAAATAATAAGCTTGTTTAATGAAGATATGTAACTTCTCAAAGTTGCTATTTGTAACTTTAAGGCTTACAAATTTTTAAGTTGATTAAAAACTGGGCATACTGGACAACTGCCCTGCCGTGGATTCACTATTTTTCCACttgttaaatacaatttaattttactaatttcttttgaaatgtgtCCCACACAATTACAATATCAACAAAAGAAAgtttagtattattattatgtaattgGTGCTGCCTGTGAAGCTCGTCTTTATTCTCCTGATTTACATATGTGGgtattttgtatgtttaaattatgtattaGTCATTTATTATCCCACataatgtattaaaacatgTAGTCAGTGTACACGTTTAACGCTGCATATAATCGTGTATGTTTTCAAAGAAAGACCCAGTAATGCTGTCTGTTGGTGTGGGCTATGGGACAAAATGGTGCTGTTAAATTCATCTCAGTAGTTTTGCACGATGTCAACTGACAGGTGATCTACAAAAACACTTGAGACAAAATGCCCCTGAGATAAAATGAATTTATTAGCAAGAGGTAACTGGGAAACATATactttgtttgttgttattgtcaTCATCAtagcttttattgttttctttttttctttacaaaactgGGAATAGTTCTTAAGGTGTGGAAACATGAGGGTTGAAAGATAATTTTCATACCACTGGGTATTGCTAAcagcaaaatgtttatttgtttatatatctTATAAGAGTATGTGCATGTATAAGTGTATACAGTATAAGTATATATTATTCTGTCTGTGAAGGTGTTGCATGCCTGCCACATGAGCTTCAAaagtgtactgtacatacatagtaaaaatacatacaaatattcaCAGAATAAGCACTACGTTACTATATTCCTGCTAACAGAAATGGTTATAGACAGGATTACAgtataaatgcaaaacactttGATGTTGTCTCCTACCTCTAACTCATGGTTTCAAGACCACACTGTTGtagctttgttttgtgtttaagcTCGAgatacaagtttttttttaaaggattacAATGTTCCACATTGAGAAATATGCAGGGTTGCATGTACAAAATGTACAGCACATATTTGTGAGGTGAATTACcaacaaagtacaaaatactTTCCCATGTTCATATAAAGAGCAGGTCACTCTCTCTTATACTACTACAAAAATAGTGTTTGAATGCTGCAGGCAGAGGTCATTCACAAACGTTTTATCATAGTTTTTAACAGCGATGCATATAACAGAGTGATATACAGTCACGTTCCACAATCACTGGAACAGCAAAAAGAACAGATTGTCTTTTAATTACAGAAGAGCAACAACCTTTTACTCTACATCGCCGAACCTGAAGATACAACACTTACCATCGCATGAGATCTTATTTCATGAGTTTGGGTTGAACGAAAAATCAAGATACACAAGATTTGTCCAAAGGCAGAGctcactgtactgtactggTGTGCTCTGAGTGTAACAAAAAATATAGATGACTAATCTTTTGCCTTAGATCAGAACAATGTATATTCTTTTTCACTGTATGTTGTTACACAGCTTATAACTAATCATGTCAAATGAACTGAGGGGTCTAATGTGACAACAGGCTACAAAAGGAGTGTGTtactcatattttaaaaatccagttGCATTTTGTCAATTTGAAGACATGTATCTCAGAACAGAGGATCCCAACCTGATGACCAGCATTGACCATTACCTGTTCTTagacataaaacatttctaacacCTATAGGCTATAAAACAACATATTCAATTTAGCCATGCTTAAGGAATGATTATAAGCAGCAATGTTAAACTGTTGGACCAACACTGTGGGCCCGACCAATTATCCGACCAAAATAGTGCAAACATCTATGGGTCCCAGCCTGCTGACTTTGGTTATCGACCATCTTTTTCTTGTACCACCATGAAGTTTATATTTGGGTTTTCTAAGTACAACATCTCAACAAATATTGCATGGACCATCATACACATATGCATGTTTCCCTTAGGACAAACAATAAGAACTGGGATGTTGTTATGTTGCCTTAACTTATAATTTAGCCTATGCTTCAGCTTGATACTCGTAAAACTAACAATTTTATCATTAGCCCTAACTGTtgctactttttatttattgttaggTGGCAGATGATAATATGCTAacacaccaaaaaacaaaatactacaaacccctcacaaaaacaacaaaacaaaacaaataaataaataatcaaagcaTCAACTAATGAAATAGCATTAAGATACGTATGTTAGCAATTAGGTCAAAGTATGATTGTAGAATCATACATGGTGTCTTTGTTACTGTTACAATTAACAATTAATTACCTACATTCTGACATCAAGACATAGAACTTAGTTTTCTATTTAGTTTCATGTCAGTATTATTTGCTGGTCAGCATTGCTAAAGTGGTTGGGAGCCTCTGTCTTTAGGGTTGTGAgcagaaatgaagaaaacaaatccCTCTTGTTTTGGTTGCTTCAGATACCTCACTGCATTCTCCTTTGATCATTGTTCCCACCATTAAATACAGTTATGTTCTCTGTGCTCTTTTACCTGATTTGatgcagttacatttttttacagtgctACATTAGTTGCAGAGAAATTCAGTCATCAATAAAACTCAAGCAAAGAGAACAACGGCCGGGAGCGCGAGTGCTCAGAAAGTGCAACGTCCACCCAGTATGAGATGATGCAAAATAATGTCATTGGTCACTGACAAGACACAGTTGTGTGAAACTACAGTAACCTCTGTTATTATGCTttaaaaaagggtaaaaaaacaaatgtttaaagcaGGTGGTGTCATGgcacaaacaaaaagtatacgttgaaatgttttgtgtagtCAAACAATCTTAAACATCTACTGTACAGAGGAGCAAATATCTTAAACATGTACAACTATACAAAAGTTAATGTGTATGTCAACGGATGTGTATTattaacagagaaaacaacataGAGGACCACCTTCCCCATCAGTTGGGTACTTTAGGCTCAATTCTGAGTGAggcttcatacatgctttcttcaTCCAGAACAGAGCTCCGATCCAGTAGATACTGGGCTACCTGAAAtatgagaaaaagagaaaagatcaagccttttattttttttattgaaatgtatcTTTAcggttttcttttaatttttgtgcTCTAAACCAACATGTATGGCTAATTAAAGGTcacatgttttgcattttagaCAAAGCTTGTAGTTTCAAACCAAAAAGTTTGAAAGCCACTGGTGTAAAGTCATGGTAATAATGTACCTTTGGTTGCAGGTCAATCTTGTATGCAGTCTGCTGAAACTGCCGGATTTCTCTGATGATGTGAGAAATCTGAAAAGCAGGGGAACCAAGttgttaaattatgtaaaataaaaaaacacaaatatggaaAGTCTCGCCTGCGACATGATACAGCTCACCATCCTCATTTTTGAGAA encodes:
- the ctsh gene encoding pro-cathepsin H — protein: MNTLLLFALVSAASASHLSEQDEFHFKSWMAQHNKAYGMKEYFERLQIFTDNKRRIDKHNAGNHSFTMRLNQFSDMTFSEFRKSFLISEPQNCSATKGNYLSNNGPLPDSIDWRKKGNYVTPVKNQGACGSCWTFSTTGCLESVTAIATGKLVPLSEQQLVDCAQDFNNHGCNGGLPSQAFEYIMYNKGLMTENDYPYKGRENQCSYKPELAAAFVKEVVNVTAYDEMGMVDAVATHNPVSFAFEVTDDFMSYHKGVYTSTRCHNTTDKVNHAVLAVGYGKDNGTPYWIVKNSWGPQWGMDGYFLIERGKNMCGLAACSSFPVV